The DNA segment ATATTGTATGTGAGTGCACATTATATAggaatgaaatattttttatttagttggaTCCCTCATGTAGCAGCATGCTATTCGAAAATGGgaatttatgcattttcttgtcATACATGAGTTTCTTTACATTTTTACTTTTCAGTTGCAATCATTAAAGCTTGCCTTTTAGAATTTAACCACAATATGTTTTCAGCTACCTGGCTATCCTTTTCCTCTTCCTGTTACTGAACGAAAATCTTTGTTTCAATATTGTAGCTTTGAGAATAACCCTCGGTTGGAAGGTCCAGAGTTGTTGGGACTGGTGAGCTATGACACAAATTGCTCATGAACTTGATGGTTTGGTTGGGATCTCAATCTGGGTTGGTTGGaattataaatatgtattattattattattattctgaaAATTGAAGTGTATTACCTCATAGTGTAATGGGCAGTGGTAAATGTAGTCCTTGGTATATGTAAAAAGAAAATCCGTTTACATACTGGAGAAGAGCATTGGCATTTGTAACAACAGTATTGTGATCTTCCAATGATGTTGAAGACATTAATATCCTATTGATGTAATACTAGAAAAGAATCGACTTGGTTACTGATGAAACTATTTGTGATGCTGTGCTCTGTTGTCTCATCTATTTGGACCCTCTTTCTGCTAATTACCATAATACAAACCAAATAGGATTGTAAGGATTATCATCTGGGTAATGATTGGTGTATTGTGTTAAAAATTATACCATTGAATTATCCTGGTGCATGATCTGAGTCTCAAATTTAGGACTAATTTGGTGGATGACAAGTTTGATGAACTTCAATTAACAAATAGTGGTGCTTTTCACTTCCCGCCTTTGGGGTTCAACAATTAATTATTGGAGACAATAAAGCTATTTTTGATGGGTTCCTTTCAATCTTTAATTTGTTGCAGATTGTCAGGTTTCCGGGAAACATGTGAAACAGATGCTAGGGAAAAAGTATTCAGTACTATGGCACTTAAAACATTTACTGTTTTGGTTAACTGAACAAAGGACCAAATTAGATTCAATTATGAATGCTCCCAAAAGAGCAATTCTGCAATTAACAGAGTGCAAGTTCAATGCGAATCTAACTTCTTTAGAATGAAGTCATGCAAGATTGCTAGTATTCAATACAAGTATTGATATTTTCACACCTGAAAAGGGGCTCCATAGATAAAGACAATGTTATATTTGAAGGTTCAAAACAAAAGCTCAATcggttaattttagtttttcttttatccaattttttaaaaaaaaaatatatatattttttcaacaaTTTCAATGAAAAGTTAGTTAGTAATTGCAGGTTCCATTGGTACAGGTTATATAATTTTATGGACACGTAattagtatatttatatattaataaaaagtacAACATAAATACCAACAAGGTCAGGATGGCCGAGTGGTCTAAGGCGCCAGACTCAAGTTCTGGTCCTCTAACGAGGGCGTGGGTTCAAATCCcacttctgacatgttttcatttttcaatattttttgtgtttttttttttcatgcaaAGTTGCCCCTGTTTTTTATAAAAGCTTCACTAATAATAAGTAATGACTGCACATCCTTTTAAGGCAAAGTGTGGGCCAACATACACTTATTATACGGACCTTTCGAGGAAAATCTTGGGCCCAAGATACataattagaatttgaatttttttccctttttcttttgagGTGAAGTTGGGACAATTATTGACCTGTTTCCTAGTCAAACTACATTATATCAAACCAGGATGTAACATGAATCATTCAATCTTTTTCACCATttacatttaaaatatgttttttttattaatgagtTAACTTGCTATTAATGAGTCAAAATATGTTTTTCTCGAAGCatatattaatattcttttgTCTATTGTGGTTAGTTAGAAAACCAGGTATTGCTTGAAAATTTTGAGTAACACTAAGCCTTCAAGAAAGCTCTCCTATTCTATGTgaagattattaatttttagttccCTACAGCTTTCAAACTTTCCTAATAATAATGCTCTAATCAtggaatttttttctaatattaaattattaggagtgaatttttcaaaataatccaAATTATGTGTTATACTTTGTTGtggaattttacaaaatatcaGTAATGTTTtgtctttttataattaaaaaatatatttttacaaaatatcaTTACTATTACTATAACAgtgtaaaatactaaaataatcaaatattttcgtATTTCACATTAAAATTATCTATAGGTAAAAAAATAGCCATaattagaaatatatatatttgaattaaatgatagtttttgaattttcaaataatttaaacatgAATCTGTATATTTGTGTCAATTATTGGGTTGTATGCATTCTCATCATCTCATGTGTCAAGCTGCAGTGCAATGTGACATAGTTTCCTAATTGAGCTTTGCTGCTATGATATCACACATTTCTGTTTCCATCAACTTTACTTTAGTTATCAACTTTATGCAATTATGGAAATTACACCAAACACACCACTAACCTAAACTAATGTCTCACACAAATATATAAGCATAATTTATAGAACATGCCCATCACTACATGTGCTATACATCAAATACTAAATAAGAGGCCCATCATgatcaataataaatttacattaTTTGTTTAAGCATGAAATATATACtcacaaaaaacacaaattatttctaaaatttaatcTTAATACATTTAATTAGTCGTGTATTATCACATAATCAAAAGTAACAAAATTTATATCCACTatgtttaaatttcaaaattattatttatatatcaaaatCAGTCACCATATATTTgtctataaatatatattatttaatttatattttaatatagagTGAATACCCCATCCGATTCCTGACAATTATCTCGAAAGGATAATGAATTCCTTGACAAAAAAATCTTTGTTTTTCGGGATTGATTAGTCCTGTGCAAAAAAAACAACATTAGCTTTTTTTGATACATGGGCTAATCAGTCTCATAAAAGCAAAGCTCAGGAGCTgggttaaataatttttttttgtcaagggCCTCATTATCTTTTGAGGTAATTGTCAGGAAATGtttaagatttttttctttaatatatattttatactaatagttcattttaatatttaaaaggcTGCATTTGTTTACAGAGACAGGACACTGAGACAGAGACACAGAGATACAAAATCGTGTTTGGCAGAGGAGACATGGACAGAGACAATGTGTCCAGAaacactgaattagtgtattttgtgtcagagacactaacaaggaacgcaacttattttttattttttctttcattattcttgttaatttttcataattatattttttcttattatatttttcatctcaaatattttttgaatgaaaaaaatgagaataaattagattttcataatttgttatagtttatcaccaaataggatacaagaacacaaaattttatgtttgtgTCCATCAATATCTTGtcctatcctattttattctcAATGTCTTGTCTTGTCCTGTTCTCgaaaacaaacgcagcctaaaGGAATTGGTCTCAATCTTGTTTTGGCAAGCAATTAAACTTGTAAATTGTTAGATGCAAGACAAACAACAATGAGCTATAATAGCGACACCGTAACATTCACCAATAACAATAATCTAGAGTGTGCACTCCATAGAAGTGCATGGACAAAAATGGAGTGGGACCATAGAATATATACTATAACCCCTCAAATGTCTCATTGTCTAATTTTCATATTGAAGGAGAATAAATCTTGTGACTTTGCTCGTTAGCTCTAATGTAAACACAAATCCATAGAAAGAAATGAACCCAATAAGTTATAATTACACCACAGTCTGTCGTTATCTAATTTTCATATTCCAAATATATAAACTAATTCATCtttataaaaagctaaattagttcaacaaaattttctaatttgagtaacaacctttttttgttattttttataattaaataaaatctttgattttcaatttagattaaaaataaaatatttacgtttaaaaaatattttactgaCGTCATTATTGCATGCGAAATATGTATAAAgtatttgtttttcattttccttttatCCCTCTACTGTGAGATAATCATATATacctttgaaattttttaatatggTAAAAAATTTAAGTGTAATCAATTTCAAagtcgttaaataatttaactgaTTTGACTAGACTTTTATCTAACgacttttagttattaacttcacatgaagttaaATGCATCTGAATTTTCACCTTTTAATATACATAAAATCGTAAATATTttatccaaatttaaaattaaagaatatcatttctaaataaaaacTCTTTTCTGGTATATTTAGATATGTAtccttttaattttatgtagatagcaacgttttttttttctttgaatctaAGGgtaaatttttgttgttgtctATAGTATCTTTTAATTCGACAAGATAAGGACTACtaaatattaatgactaatatagtttaatattattttagattGCAACTGGGCTTGAAGAAGATGATAGATTTGCCTGTTTTTTAAAGAGTTATATCAGGTTTAAACTTAGCTAAGAATTAGAATGAGGTTTAATAATCATATAATGTGAGTGGGTGAGTGTGTGAGTTGTGNNNNNNNNNNNNNNNNNNNNNGTAacggcaaaaaaaaaaaaaaactgttatTTTGGATTGAGCACTATCATTATTCTTAGTTCATTGAGAACCACTTTTGTCACAAGTTGCAATTTAGGAATGTTCTTAAATCAATAGGGAATGGAACCTGAAACTTTTTAGGGATCAACAGGTAAATCAATAGCACTGCATTATTCCATCTTTAATACTTTGTTTTAGGGATCCATCAATACTTTATTCTCatgaattattatattctttctcCATTGATCAAATCAAATATGCTTAACTatctattattttcattttggatcactcttttttttatttttcatttgtaTTTCTTAATAATGTGCAAAAATATCATTGATGTTAAGTGTTTTTGGCTTTTGGCTTGATATTTTTTTGACGCTTAAGTGAGTATTGTATGTATTCTATATAAAGTTAAGTAATTCTATCTTATAAAGTGATTTATATAATCACTTTGATATCGAAATTAACTCTAATATCATATCTATTGGTCggttaacaaaagaaaaaatcaatatTATTCATTGTGTCAATTACAATCAAGCGAGAGAATATAAGGTAAAAAGACACCATATGttactcaaaaccttaaggtgtgaagttaatgggtctctcatcttataaactcctcactctttcttattttctttgatgTGAAACTAACTTTATGCACTCCTCGTACTTGCAATATTAACACCACACTAAGCATGATATGACTTTAATTAATTGCTTTCATATCGTAATTTGGGataattaaactttaatttggagaaaaataccaataaataattaataagctTAGTATAACATCATCACTCATAATtctattctatatatatatatatgtatacatgGCCTCCATAGCTAGCTTACCATATGTATATTTCTAGATATACAAACAACCACTGCACCCTTATatacttatttaattttgagaatGAGGTTGAAAGGTGCAACGAGAACTATTAGGGTTTGTTGGTCCATATGGTTAGGTTATTTGATAGTGTTAATATCATTATTAATAGGAGGAAGTAGTAGTGTTAGAGTTAGAGAGTATAAGTTTGAAGTGGGATACATGAAGAAGAAGCCAGATTGCATTGAGAATAGTTATGTTATGGGAATCAATGGCCATTTTCCAGGTCCAACCATTAGAGCTCATGTTGGAGACACTCTTCATATTTCACTCTTTAATAATATTTCCACCAATGAACCCACTTCTATTCATTGGCATGGAATTTCACAGGTTCAATTCCTTTCACATCTTCATTTCATTATCATCTTTTCACATTTTCTtccactaattttttttttctttagtaatactaagaagaagaaaaaaagtcaGAAATTATCTTAATTAACATTTAAACTaaattttgactaattttttttgttgctaaatatttttgtattaaatatgatatttttttgtgcaccaatcaattttttttgaatttttttcttttactataTAAGATATGATATTATTTGAATATCTAAATATATGATATCTATAAATACCAAAGTCAATCTAGTTAGAAGTGATGAAAAATAAGAGTTTGAGaattagaatagaaaaaatatattgaatGAGCTCAAAGGTTACAATTTATAAAACAAGTGTTATATATTAACTAACACAAAATTTGAGAGTTTAATCTAGTAGTTGTTGgaataatatatatgatttttttaatttaattgttaaatgaatttatgtaaaaaattcatgatttttttttattttttttcaaagatgtaactagtatttttcatatataataaGAAGAGTATGGTAATTGAGTACTTGGCTCCAATTAATTAatggtatatatattattttcaaattaaataatttttttgtcttgGTGTTTCAGCATGGAACACCTTGGGCAGATGGAACTGCTTCAATTTCACAGTGTGCAATAAACCCAGGAGAAACTTTCCATTATAGATTCACTGTTGATAAGGTAATTAATATatacattattatttaattatttggctatataataacataattaagcatattaattgattaattaatatatggtGAAGGCTGGTACATACTTCTACCATGGACACTATGGATTGCAAAGATCAGCAGGGTTATATGGTTCTCTAATTGTGGATTTGGCATTGGGACAAAAAGAACCATTTCATTATCATTCTGAATTCAACCTTTTGCTTAGTGATTGGTGGCACAATACTTCTTTTCATCAAGAACTTTCCCTCTCTTCCAAACCATTTCAATGGATTGGAGAACCCcaggtatatatatattttataatatacttatatttatacAAATTTAACCAAACAAATACATATCTAGATGAGACGTTGNNNNNNNNNNNNNNNNNNNNNNNNNNNNNNNNNNNNNNNCAAATGCATTGCAAATCAAAATCTAACACGAGATATGCTTAAAGGTGTAGTTAGGAATACTAACATGAAGAATAAAAGCATAAATGTTCTTTCTAATATATAGTACAATTTAAAGAATATTTAGAGTAAAgtatattttgtctttgaaatttgtcaaaaatttaaaaaatattctaaattttatattattttaattttattctaacaaaattttatttacaaaaaaatattcctACTAACTAATTTTTCAAGAACTTTAAAATCATTATTGCTAATTGATTCtaaactttttataaatttagctattaagaatataattgatataaattaaaaaattttggacaaaattaaaataattttagaagtatttctaaaatttttgacaaatttcaggaataaaaatatactttatccaaatatttatagatcaaatattcttaaaccatttttcatattattaatGTGCTAAAAATCCATATAAATGTACTAGCAACTACTATTCTTTATATGCCAATGAGTTATAGTTCAAATGGCATATTCTCCCCATGCTCACTTAAAATATATATCTATTTATCTAAGCAGATTTAAAACCTACTATCTCGCAAGTGGTATGAGATATTTTTTAACTAgtacattttaaaattaattacttttgatATAacgtaataatatataattatatatatatatatgtcaaacacatattgtattattattattattattattattattattattattattattattattattgatgttgttgttaATAAGTTAAtgctaataactaataacattaTTTCGCTATTATTGTTTCAGTCTTTGTTGATTAATGGGAGAGGACAATATAATTGTTCCATGGCAGCTAATACTATGAATAATAATGCGACGTTACCCCAATGCAAATTTAGAACAAGTGATGAAGAGTGTGCACCACAGATTCTCCATGTTCATCCAAACAAGACCTACAGAATCAGAATTGCTAGCACCACTTCCTTATCTTCTCTCAATTTCGCCATTTCAGTAAGTTCGTTACTATATTGATTATTATATAAGTTCCAATTTAGTTAAGAGTTTAACTTTGATGCATGAATACAACTGTCTAATTATATCTGTTCTTTTAAATGACTATTTACGCATTTAATCTAAAATATAGCGTAATTAGATGCAcgtctaaaatttttttacactTCACACTATatcaaaaacatttttttaattaattaataatttatgtatGTCTCATTGAAAAGGCATAATGGTGGATTTTAATgagttcatatatatatatatgaattaattaaaGGAAGAATAATTAGGGTCTAGTTGATAAAGGTATATATAATAAAGCACAAAAGGTcaagaaagaatgaaaagaagctATAGCATAGGAAAATGATAGATCAATATTTATGTATACCCATTTTAAtgaattgaaaaaaagaaaacttcAATTGGGTGTGCTAATAAGTTAAATCAAACATGTTTTTTCAAGTAGAATTAAATATGGATTTGTTAGTACAGTGATCCATATAGTAATACTCTTTGGTGATTAGTGGAAGTAGggctttttaataattaaattattagtgTTAATTAGTTTAGAAAAGGCTTTGGATTTGAGCAAGTTGAATTGGTCATaacctaatttatttttagtcgagtataaataaataaataacttaatataaaatattgaataaatataaaagttaatttttagttagttaactttagttattgttttattgcaaaattatttttttaactctaATATAATGTTTGAGTTAAGATTTTagatttaaagtttaaaaattatgataaaaaattttaaataaaaaattaattatattgactaaaaaaattagctttttaatttaactttgtAATATAAGTCAATATAGTATTAGAGATAACATATGTTTATTTAACTTAGTCTTTTTAAAGCAAGTCTCCAAATCATAGAACACGTACTCAATTTCTCatttcttaattatatatttgtcctaattattatttttcttcaatttgtgCATAATTATTGTAGAATCACAAAATGGTGGTGGTGGAAGCTGATGGGAACTATGTTGATCCCTTTGAAGTTGATGACATAGACATATACTCAGGAGAGAGCTATTCAATCCTCATAACCACAAATCAAAAccctaacaacaattattggaTCTCAATTGGTGTTAGAGGAAGAAAACCTAACACCCCACAAGCCCTAACAATCCTAAACTACCAAAAAGCATCTATTTCTTCCTCTAATATTATTATCCCTAATTCTCCACCACCAATCACACCCCAATGGAATGATTTTAACCGTAGCAAGGCATTCACTAACAAAATCCATGCCCTAATGGGTTCCCCTAAGCCTCCAACTCACTATGATCATAGGCTTCTACTTCTCAACACACAAAACCTAATTGATGGCTACACTAAATGGGCAATTAACAACATTTCCCTAGTGTTGCCACAAACTCCTTACTTGGGTTCcattaaattcaagataaaTGCTGCGTTCGATCGTAGACACCCGTCTGAGAATTTTTCTAATGGTTATGATATTTTTAGCCCGCCGATAAACCCTAATGCAAATTTTGGAAATAGGGTTTATATGTTTAATATGAACCAAGTTGTTGATGTGATACTCCAAAATGCAAATGTGTTATCCGGAAAGAACAGTGATATTCACCCTTGGCACTTGCATGGACATGATTTTTGGGTATTAGGGTATGGAGATGGAAAATTCAAACAAGGTTATGATGAGAAAAATTTTAACCTAAAAAATCCGCCACTAAAAAACACGGCGGCCGTCTTCCCTTATGGGTGGACTGCTTTGAGGTTTAGGGCAAATAACCCTGGAGTTTGGTTCTTCCATTGCCACATTGAAGCTCATTTGCATATGGGAATGGGTGTGATCTTTGCTGAGGGCGTTCAACTTGTGAAGGGCATACCTAAGCAAGCTCTAGCATGTGGCCTTACTAAGAAGATAATAATGTCCTTCAACACAACTAATAATTAGTTTGAACCTAGGCACTCTAATTGTATATGCCCTAGCCCtaattaatttcttgttaatcttaTTGTTACAATATATAAATACTATATCAATATACTAGCACTAATGTTTCAATTTCTATGATATTTCGGTTGGTATCATTTCACATTATAGTTTTACCTTCATCAAGACATCAACCTTTTAAGGATCACATtaagttcaaattttattagaattagtattctaaaaattaaagatgtaaactaatttaatatttataaaaaaaatggattAGTTTGAGACAAAATTTTCTAACGAACTATTCATTTTGGATAGTTTTGtcaaactaatttaatttttaataggtGTTGAATTaatgtatgttttttttttgtccacGGTATTTTTCAACCCGACAGGTCAAGCATTAATCCGTCGCAAAtttgagctccatttaagagtCTGCTGTCAGCCAAtaggttgctgcatgcacaaggcgggattcgaaccGCAACACTTGCTTAGCAACAAcgtttttgtaatttttataagCCTTTGCTTTTTATTCAAATGAGAAAAAGTGTAATGGGCCTAGCCCAATTAGCAGAAATATAGTTAACATTTAGTAGAAGCAGTATAGATTATGGAGTCAGGCCCAGTtggaattaaaacaaaaaacaaaaagaaatagtATACATTATATAGAGTTTGGAGTTTGGACTTGTAATGAAATTAGCATGAccgaaaaaacaataaaattttaaaaaataaaaattaattaatatgtaaAAAACTcaataaccaaattaattgttaTCTCGTTATTCTTACCAACCTCTTCTTATTAAGCATACATAAGAAAATGTTAACAAGTTGTTGTTTGTGTTTCTACTTTGGGAATAGGGTGGTGGACTACCTCGTGCTAGGGTAGTAATCtaatctatgttgtgttttatACCTGCAATTTTCTACGCCTGGGATATACATGGTCTGGTCCGATCAATCTGGACCTGAATATTTTAAGGGTTAATTTAgtgtaattttattaaatttatgatcggataaaaatctaaaaaatagatTCAGTCATTATTTAAAGTTGAGTTTGGATTAAGACAAACCCAACTTCACATGACCGATGTGTATTCTAAgagaactaaaaaaaatatgttttaaattaatttcaatattatattatattaattataagtttattgttttatatttaatcataattgttgaattagaaaatagatcaaagaagcatcaaattagaatttatgaacaaatttaaattcaaatataaatatcaatttctcagtaacaatttttttttttataaataagtgcatcatatataaatttttttataaattattgttaaagcTTTAACCTAGTTTTCATCCGATTTAAATTCGATATAATTGTAGCTCGAAAATGTTTAGATTTCATTAGGTCTAAGActgaattagaatttaaaaaagagacctaatatatatttaaaattgagTCTAAATTAGGACAAATCCGATTTTACTCGACCCATATACACTCCTAATGATAAAGATTAATATTGAGTgaagaataaaaattatacttttttaaattaaaaaaaattatgaaatagaGATATCATGTGCAATACATACTTCTTTAAAAAATTCGTTTCAATCTTCATtctttatccaattttattcttcatcaaAGAAATCCTCCTAAATACAGTcaccaaaaacaaagaaattaaaatattaaatatgataCACTAAATTTGGAATCATCGTAtcaaaagaattaataaaaaacgTTGCACATATACAATAATCAGTCCTCTATATATTCAAGTCCAACATGAAATTCCAATtgtcatgaaaataaaatatataaacatatcTTAAACAAGTGTCGAGAGTTCGAATTTTGGTTTGTATATGCAGTAATTTATTGGATaacaataaattcttaaatagaaTTTAGTATTACGGCAGATTAATTCTTAACATGTCTCAGATCAAGTGATGTCGTAAAAAACCAATATATATATTCACTAAGATTTCTTTTTTTGGTTGTACATCTgaatctaaaacctaaaacactaaaacattcaaaaaaaaaaatatctagcACCTAAAATGTCCTAAAAGAACTTGTATCCTTTCATCTTTTCTTGCTTGCCCCAATCCTCTTCTCCTTCACACATGGTGGGtccaattttatttgtttatatataatCCCATTGCCCCTACAATTAAGGTAACCCATCTTAGGTCTCAGCAGTTTCTAGACAATTCGTTACCCTTCATCTTCAAATGTAGCTATCATTTATGTATCTGTGGTTTTACTTTATCCATAGTTTTAAGGTCTTTTCATAAGGTAATGTCTGTGTATGTATGTAAcctttattgtttattttatttcataggTTTTGAATGGTTCAAATATATCCTTAAAAGTGCATCACATAATTTGTTGAATTCTATTTGTTTTTACTTGGCATCAAGTTACATGCAATGTTCATAAAAAGTAGTTCAATATTTTATGGAGTGTGTGTCCTATGCTTTTTAAATGCTTATGGGCCTAATGGGTTTACAACCCCCCACTACTCATAATGGGCCCATTATGGGACCACTTCATTTATCAATAGAATAGCAAGATATAATGGGCCCACATGACAAATGAGCCCGTTGACCACTAAGGTCCAAAAACCTAGATAATGACTTTTTGAGGGTTGACCaaaatgaaaatttatattttgaggATAATAAAATTTGGGATTTGGAACCATCTTGTCAAATAGTAAGATGATGTATCCGCTTAAATTTACCGtgaattaatttttgatttgtCGTGTTGAGAATattatggaaaacaaaaaataaattaaaatttgattg comes from the Arachis duranensis cultivar V14167 chromosome 7, aradu.V14167.gnm2.J7QH, whole genome shotgun sequence genome and includes:
- the LOC107496738 gene encoding L-ascorbate oxidase-like — translated: MRLKGATRTIRVCWSIWLGYLIVLISLLIGGSSSVRVREYKFEVGYMKKKPDCIENSYVMGINGHFPGPTIRAHVGDTLHISLFNNISTNEPTSIHWHGISQHGTPWADGTASISQCAINPGETFHYRFTVDKAGTYFYHGHYGLQRSAGLYGSLIVDLALGQKEPFHYHSEFNLLLSDWWHNTSFHQELSLSSKPFQWIGEPQSLLINGRGQYNCSMAANTMNNNATLPQCKFRTSDEECAPQILHVHPNKTYRIRIASTTSLSSLNFAISNHKMVVVEADGNYVDPFEVDDIDIYSGESYSILITTNQNPNNNYWISIGVRGRKPNTPQALTILNYQKASISSSNIIIPNSPPPITPQWNDFNRSKAFTNKIHALMGSPKPPTHYDHRLLLLNTQNLIDGYTKWAINNISLVLPQTPYLGSIKFKINAAFDRRHPSENFSNGYDIFSPPINPNANFGNRVYMFNMNQVVDVILQNANVLSGKNSDIHPWHLHGHDFWVLGYGDGKFKQGYDEKNFNLKNPPLKNTAAVFPYGWTALRFRANNPGVWFFHCHIEAHLHMGMGVIFAEGVQLVKGIPKQALACGLTKKIIMSFNTTNN